Proteins co-encoded in one Saprospira grandis genomic window:
- a CDS encoding DUF2795 domain-containing protein, which yields MYWTLELASYLQDAPWPATRDELIDYAIRSGAPIEVIENLQALEDEGEHYEGIEDIWDDYPTKSDFFFPEDEY from the coding sequence ATGTATTGGACGTTAGAACTCGCCTCTTATTTGCAGGACGCTCCTTGGCCTGCCACTCGCGACGAACTTATTGATTATGCTATCCGCTCTGGTGCGCCTATCGAGGTGATTGAAAACCTTCAGGCCCTAGAAGATGAGGGAGAGCATTACGAAGGCATTGAAGACATCTGGGATGATTATCCCACCAAAAGTGATTTCTTCTTTCCTGAAGACGAATACTAA
- a CDS encoding DEAD/DEAH box helicase translates to MGFENPSEIQHEAIPELLEQERDFLGLAQTGTGKTAAFGLPLIERMDSQMPLTQALILAPTRELGQQIAKQLALFGKYQQRINMLAVYGGAPIVKQLKALRSETQHIIIATPGRLIDLLKRGAVDLRGLRYLVLDEADEMLNMGFKEDLDEILEYTAEGKNLWLFSATMSKDIKGIVKRYMTNPLEVQLNSKQEVNENIEHQYVGLHYKDKSEALGRFLDAQPDMRAVVFCRTRRNTQELAELLIQRGYTADALHGDLSQAQRDQVMRRFRQHNLQVLIATDIAARGIDVDDLTHVFHYHLPDDLSYYTHRSGRTARAGKKGLSIAFVEKRDFHRIRHIEKMLGLKIKQVEVPSAELIRNERLKTWCKNVLDQSIRANLTEEMKEEANLLFANLSKEELIGKVLAHELSKIQLGKMGAPQSFSEKGGGDRGRSGRKDGRRGGYKGKKKSGGYGKGRPNDRFSSFKKKKKKRGKY, encoded by the coding sequence ATGGGATTTGAAAATCCTAGTGAAATTCAACATGAAGCTATTCCAGAACTACTAGAGCAGGAACGCGACTTTTTGGGCTTGGCCCAAACGGGAACCGGAAAAACCGCTGCTTTTGGTCTGCCGCTCATCGAGCGCATGGATAGCCAAATGCCCCTAACACAGGCATTAATCTTAGCCCCCACTCGTGAGTTGGGCCAACAGATTGCCAAACAATTAGCGCTTTTCGGAAAATACCAGCAGCGAATTAACATGCTTGCCGTTTATGGTGGTGCTCCCATCGTTAAACAACTCAAAGCCCTCCGCTCTGAGACTCAGCATATTATTATTGCTACGCCTGGCCGCTTGATCGATTTACTCAAACGTGGCGCTGTAGACCTCAGAGGTTTGCGCTATTTGGTCCTCGATGAAGCCGATGAGATGCTCAATATGGGCTTTAAAGAAGATCTAGACGAAATTCTAGAATATACCGCCGAAGGTAAAAACCTTTGGTTGTTCTCTGCTACTATGTCTAAGGATATTAAGGGCATCGTAAAACGCTATATGACTAACCCCCTAGAGGTGCAGCTCAATAGCAAGCAAGAGGTCAATGAAAATATCGAACACCAATATGTAGGCCTACACTATAAGGATAAGTCAGAGGCTTTGGGCCGTTTCCTAGACGCTCAACCCGATATGCGGGCCGTGGTTTTCTGCCGCACTCGTCGCAATACTCAGGAATTGGCCGAGCTCTTAATCCAAAGAGGCTATACCGCCGATGCTTTGCATGGCGATTTGTCGCAAGCGCAGCGCGATCAAGTGATGCGCCGCTTCCGCCAACACAACTTGCAGGTCCTTATCGCTACCGATATCGCTGCCCGGGGTATCGATGTGGATGATCTAACGCATGTTTTCCACTACCATTTGCCCGATGACCTTTCTTATTATACGCACCGAAGTGGCCGTACCGCTCGTGCGGGTAAAAAAGGTTTGTCGATCGCTTTTGTAGAAAAACGCGATTTCCACCGCATCCGCCATATCGAAAAGATGTTGGGCCTCAAAATCAAACAAGTAGAAGTGCCTTCTGCGGAGCTGATTCGCAACGAACGCCTCAAAACTTGGTGCAAAAATGTCTTGGACCAATCTATCCGAGCCAACCTTACCGAGGAAATGAAGGAAGAAGCTAATCTGCTTTTTGCCAACCTCAGCAAAGAAGAGCTCATCGGAAAGGTCCTCGCTCATGAGTTGAGTAAAATCCAACTCGGCAAAATGGGCGCCCCTCAGTCTTTCTCTGAAAAAGGTGGAGGAGACCGTGGCCGCTCTGGCCGCAAAGATGGTCGTCGAGGTGGCTATAAAGGCAAGAAAAAAAGTGGTGGTTACGGCAAAGGCCGTCCCAATGACCGCTTTAGCAGCTTCAAGAAAAAGAAGAAGAAAAGAGGGAAGTACTAA
- a CDS encoding thioredoxin domain-containing protein, whose amino-acid sequence MDQATINKVKELQAAAQKWLKHYEAGDFGQDAALAAQAQEMKTTLEKCNQILAKAKGSSGDWQAEFDKLKAKFEQEPFFANCFAAAEDLLAAGKKVDEGVQKLAGEAQKLASNWYGQFADLAEVPQNIKATVAGLSDRAKQLLGSAQKPEGNYKIAFFGAQTGESRKLSKHLDDLVAEHAGQFSLEKHVDDGQEGLRKKHNIEHFPTLLFMVDNKEFARHEGEISLASLQQKINTMLEGAKFSDSSKVISMEDQKTISERELFELGEFVVVYFETVWSGACKKVGSSVKDAVLELAAEANKTTSIKYENVLIDGRTKLHERFKVDKVPTMVYLRDGNEVGRHEGYINPSNLKEDMRRFLANGKVGNSSSNEVDLIGMEYDQASAQQLSMDLKSRLDGSVGKGGKNETSDVYTIQVLLAQNGYSCAADGEYSSELAAIITEFQAANELPQTGAVKAGDESWQALNS is encoded by the coding sequence ATGGATCAAGCAACTATCAATAAAGTCAAGGAACTTCAGGCCGCAGCCCAAAAGTGGCTCAAGCACTATGAGGCAGGCGACTTTGGCCAAGATGCAGCCCTAGCCGCTCAGGCCCAAGAAATGAAGACCACCCTAGAAAAATGCAATCAGATTTTGGCCAAGGCCAAAGGCAGTAGCGGAGACTGGCAAGCAGAATTCGATAAACTCAAGGCCAAATTTGAACAAGAACCCTTCTTTGCCAATTGCTTTGCCGCAGCAGAAGATCTGCTAGCCGCTGGCAAAAAAGTAGATGAAGGCGTTCAAAAATTAGCCGGAGAAGCCCAAAAGTTGGCCAGCAACTGGTATGGCCAATTTGCCGACCTAGCCGAAGTGCCCCAAAATATCAAGGCCACCGTAGCCGGCCTAAGCGATAGAGCCAAACAATTGCTCGGCTCGGCCCAAAAGCCTGAAGGCAATTACAAAATTGCTTTCTTTGGCGCTCAAACTGGCGAAAGCCGCAAGCTCTCCAAACATCTAGATGATTTGGTGGCCGAACATGCCGGGCAATTTAGCCTAGAAAAACATGTGGATGATGGCCAAGAAGGCTTGCGCAAAAAACATAATATCGAGCACTTCCCTACCCTCCTCTTTATGGTGGACAATAAGGAATTTGCTCGACATGAAGGCGAAATTAGCCTGGCTAGCCTCCAACAAAAAATCAATACTATGCTCGAGGGCGCTAAGTTCTCGGATAGTAGCAAGGTGATTTCTATGGAGGACCAAAAAACTATCTCGGAAAGAGAACTCTTCGAGTTGGGCGAATTTGTGGTGGTCTACTTCGAAACCGTTTGGTCGGGCGCTTGTAAAAAAGTGGGCAGCTCGGTCAAAGATGCCGTGCTCGAACTAGCCGCAGAGGCCAATAAAACAACCAGCATCAAATATGAAAATGTATTGATTGATGGCCGCACCAAATTGCATGAGCGCTTTAAGGTGGACAAAGTACCCACTATGGTCTATCTCCGCGATGGCAATGAAGTAGGGCGTCATGAAGGCTATATCAACCCCTCTAACCTCAAAGAAGATATGCGCCGCTTCTTGGCCAACGGAAAAGTAGGCAATAGCAGCTCTAATGAGGTGGATTTGATTGGGATGGAATATGACCAAGCTTCTGCTCAACAGCTTAGCATGGACCTCAAAAGCCGCCTAGATGGCAGCGTGGGCAAAGGAGGCAAAAACGAAACCTCTGATGTCTATACTATCCAGGTCCTTTTGGCCCAAAATGGCTATAGCTGCGCAGCAGATGGAGAATATAGCAGCGAACTAGCCGCTATTATTACCGAATTCCAAGCCGCCAATGAGCTCCCTCAAACAGGAGCCGTTAAGGCTGGCGACGAAAGCTGGCAGGCCCTAAATAGCTAG
- a CDS encoding bifunctional UDP-N-acetylmuramoyl-tripeptide:D-alanyl-D-alanine ligase/alanine racemase, which translates to MEAIDFGGAFWQGKRALTDSRQAVEAGRQIFFARLGPQHNGHDYIPALYEKGLRHFVVEEGGWEERYPKAEFLHFPDSLALLQAWAAWHRQQFEGPILGIAGSNGKTIIKEWLYQLLSPHLALLKSPKSYNSQLGVALSLLELRAEHQLGLIEAGISKRGEMQRLAKMISPQYGLFSNLGSAHDEGFANRSEKLAEKMRLFEGVEQLVYCLDQRELAQYVAQHFEEDRRFSWGRSPLAKLQLLSEKQQGSQSILRLAYAGQEQTVVLPFWGKAAIENAMQVLSFCLLWGLSWADIQAGFRELRKLPMRLSWKKGSRDCLILDDSYSNDLLGLRHALEFMAQHQEHRFLRPSIILSDIMESGQEEEQLYAEVAQLLEQYQIERILGIGAAMQRQQAQFDFIPERNFYPNTEQALAALVSDELLFQSEYILVKGARSFRLERLSQRLLEQRHRSVLELSKSAILHNLRTYKQQLKPSTRLMVMVKAFAYGSSYEMAHLLANQGVDYFGVAYADEGVRLRKEGIQQPIMVMNSENLAFEDLLQFRLAPSIFSLAQLKAFVQFLERYHYPAHPIHIELDTGMHRLGFEGQELPALLAFLKEKKQYIQVAGIFSHLAAADEAEQQAFTHLQAQRFAHWAEQIEAILEEKPLRHLLNSAGISAYADYQYDMVRLGIGLHGVDPAERLNLQAVARLRSQVSQVKQLEAGEAVGYGRAAKAPQAREIATLAIGYGDGLPRGLGNGKGQVYIGGRLCPLVGNVCMDMCFADVSGLRVRAGDKAIFFGPELPIEGQAKALGSIPYELLTRIGPRVPRLYYED; encoded by the coding sequence ATGGAAGCAATAGATTTTGGAGGAGCATTTTGGCAAGGCAAGCGGGCATTGACCGATAGTCGGCAGGCGGTAGAAGCTGGGCGGCAGATTTTTTTTGCTCGTTTGGGGCCACAGCACAATGGACACGATTATATTCCGGCCCTTTATGAAAAAGGCCTGCGGCATTTTGTGGTAGAAGAAGGCGGTTGGGAAGAGCGTTACCCCAAGGCCGAATTTCTGCATTTTCCTGATAGTTTGGCCCTTTTGCAGGCTTGGGCGGCCTGGCATCGGCAGCAATTTGAGGGGCCGATCTTGGGGATTGCGGGCAGTAATGGCAAAACGATTATTAAGGAATGGCTCTACCAGTTGCTTTCGCCGCATTTGGCCCTACTCAAAAGCCCCAAGAGCTATAATTCTCAGTTGGGGGTGGCGCTTTCGCTGCTAGAACTGCGGGCAGAGCATCAGTTGGGCCTAATTGAGGCGGGCATTTCGAAGCGGGGCGAGATGCAGCGGCTGGCAAAGATGATTTCGCCCCAATATGGGCTCTTTAGTAATTTGGGCTCGGCACATGATGAAGGTTTTGCCAATAGAAGCGAAAAACTAGCCGAGAAAATGCGTCTTTTTGAGGGGGTGGAGCAGCTAGTTTATTGTTTGGACCAAAGAGAATTGGCCCAGTATGTCGCGCAGCATTTTGAGGAAGATCGCCGCTTTAGTTGGGGCCGCTCGCCCTTAGCTAAGTTGCAGCTTTTATCGGAAAAACAGCAAGGCAGCCAGAGCATTTTGCGTCTAGCTTATGCGGGTCAAGAGCAAACAGTTGTTTTGCCCTTTTGGGGAAAAGCCGCCATAGAAAATGCGATGCAAGTCCTGAGTTTTTGTCTGCTTTGGGGGCTATCTTGGGCCGATATTCAGGCTGGATTTAGGGAGCTGCGCAAATTGCCTATGCGGCTGAGCTGGAAAAAAGGGAGTCGAGATTGCCTTATTTTAGACGATAGTTATAGCAATGATTTATTGGGCCTTCGGCATGCTTTAGAATTTATGGCCCAGCATCAGGAGCATCGTTTTTTGCGGCCCAGCATCATCCTCTCCGACATCATGGAATCGGGCCAAGAGGAAGAGCAACTCTATGCGGAGGTTGCCCAATTATTGGAGCAATATCAGATCGAGCGGATCTTGGGCATTGGGGCCGCTATGCAGCGACAGCAAGCACAGTTTGACTTTATTCCGGAGCGCAATTTTTATCCCAATACAGAGCAGGCCTTGGCCGCCTTGGTCTCGGATGAGTTGCTTTTTCAATCGGAATATATCTTGGTCAAGGGGGCGCGTTCTTTTCGTTTGGAGCGCCTGAGTCAGCGCCTACTCGAGCAGCGGCATCGCTCGGTTTTGGAGCTCTCTAAATCGGCTATTTTGCATAATTTGCGGACCTACAAGCAGCAGCTCAAGCCCTCCACTCGGCTGATGGTCATGGTCAAGGCCTTTGCCTATGGCAGCAGCTATGAGATGGCCCATTTGCTGGCCAATCAGGGGGTAGATTACTTTGGGGTAGCCTATGCGGATGAGGGGGTGCGCTTGCGGAAAGAGGGCATTCAGCAACCGATTATGGTCATGAACAGTGAAAACCTGGCCTTTGAGGACCTCTTACAATTTCGCTTGGCCCCTTCCATCTTTAGTTTGGCCCAGCTCAAGGCCTTTGTGCAATTTTTGGAGCGTTACCACTACCCTGCTCATCCCATTCATATCGAGTTGGATACGGGCATGCATCGTTTGGGCTTTGAGGGCCAGGAATTGCCCGCCCTTTTGGCCTTTTTGAAAGAGAAAAAGCAATATATACAAGTGGCGGGCATCTTCTCGCATCTAGCTGCAGCCGATGAGGCCGAGCAGCAGGCCTTTACCCATTTGCAGGCCCAGCGTTTTGCCCACTGGGCCGAACAAATAGAGGCCATTTTAGAAGAGAAGCCCCTGCGGCATCTGCTCAATTCTGCGGGGATTTCGGCCTATGCCGACTACCAATACGACATGGTTCGTTTGGGCATTGGTTTGCATGGAGTAGACCCTGCCGAGCGCTTGAATTTGCAGGCGGTGGCTCGTTTGCGCAGCCAGGTCTCGCAGGTCAAGCAACTAGAAGCGGGAGAGGCTGTTGGCTATGGGCGAGCGGCCAAGGCTCCGCAGGCTAGGGAAATTGCCACCTTGGCCATTGGTTATGGCGATGGTTTGCCGAGGGGTTTGGGCAATGGCAAGGGGCAGGTTTATATAGGGGGGCGACTTTGTCCATTGGTGGGCAATGTTTGCATGGACATGTGCTTTGCCGATGTCTCGGGCCTAAGGGTTCGGGCGGGCGATAAAGCCATATTTTTTGGTCCAGAGCTGCCCATTGAGGGGCAGGCCAAGGCCTTGGGCAGCATTCCCTATGAGCTCTTAACTCGGATAGGGCCAAGGGTGCCGCGTTTGTATTATGAGGATTAG
- a CDS encoding Lrp/AsnC family transcriptional regulator: MPTGNHKLDKIDLKILKILQQNSKITNLELSKRIGLSPAPTLERVKKLENSGIIESYHAQVAPAAMGLSVKTFVLVSLAWQKENALESFLSKVDQIDEIVECYIITGEADFLMKLVCKDIPTYEQLLFKTLSKIEEIERLKTLMTLSTVKDSKLLPFNYEKLHQH; this comes from the coding sequence ATGCCAACAGGAAATCATAAGTTGGATAAGATTGACCTGAAGATTTTGAAGATTCTTCAGCAGAACAGTAAGATTACCAATTTGGAACTATCAAAGCGAATTGGTTTGTCTCCAGCTCCTACTTTGGAGCGAGTAAAGAAGTTAGAGAACTCAGGTATTATTGAGAGCTATCATGCCCAAGTGGCCCCCGCAGCAATGGGCCTTAGTGTAAAGACTTTTGTTTTGGTTTCTTTGGCCTGGCAAAAAGAAAATGCGCTAGAAAGCTTTTTGTCTAAGGTGGACCAAATTGATGAAATTGTAGAGTGCTATATCATTACGGGAGAAGCCGACTTCTTGATGAAGTTGGTTTGTAAGGATATCCCCACTTATGAGCAGCTCTTGTTCAAGACCCTCTCTAAAATTGAGGAGATTGAGCGACTCAAAACTTTGATGACCCTATCTACTGTGAAGGATTCTAAGTTGTTGCCTTTCAATTATGAGAAGTTGCATCAGCACTAA
- the dcd gene encoding dCTP deaminase, whose product MILSDKAILNCIAQGEIVIEPFDRACLGSNSYDVHLGASLAVYEAEVLDARKHNSVRRFEIPEEGYVLQPGQLYLGVTQEYTETHKQVPFLEGKSSVGRLGIDIHATAGKGDVGFCNYWTLEISCSLPVRVYAGMPIGQLIYFALDGEVENRYNKKQNAKYVEKTPYPVESMMWKNKF is encoded by the coding sequence ATGATTCTATCAGATAAAGCCATTTTAAACTGTATAGCGCAAGGCGAAATCGTTATTGAGCCTTTTGACAGAGCCTGCCTAGGCAGCAATTCCTATGATGTTCACCTAGGAGCCAGCCTAGCCGTTTATGAGGCCGAGGTCCTAGATGCTCGAAAACACAACTCGGTTCGCCGCTTCGAAATTCCCGAAGAAGGCTATGTTTTACAGCCTGGCCAACTTTATTTAGGCGTGACTCAAGAGTACACCGAAACCCATAAACAAGTTCCTTTTTTAGAGGGGAAATCTAGCGTGGGCCGCTTGGGCATTGATATTCATGCCACCGCAGGTAAAGGCGATGTGGGCTTCTGTAACTATTGGACCTTAGAGATTTCTTGTAGCTTGCCCGTCCGCGTATATGCCGGTATGCCTATTGGTCAACTGATTTACTTTGCCCTAGATGGCGAAGTGGAAAATCGCTACAATAAAAAACAAAATGCCAAATACGTAGAGAAAACGCCTTATCCCGTAGAATCTATGATGTGGAAAAATAAGTTCTAA
- a CDS encoding hydroxymethylglutaryl-CoA lyase, translating into MIKLIECPRDAMQGLHDFIPTEEKVNYLNQLLKVGFHTLDFGSFVSPKAIPQMRDTAKVLSQLNLEQSSSQLLAIVANQRGAEDACQFEEIRYLGYPFSVSETFQQRNTNASIADSLGRVEAIQKLCLKHNKQLVVYVSMGFGNPYGDPWNVELVQNWVNVLADMGIKIISLSDTIGVANPQIIEYLFANLIPPYPDVEFGAHFHTQAHNWEEKVVAAYQNNCRRFDGALRGYGGCPMAKDDLTGNMPTENLVYYFNSQKEELALNETALQESLAMALAVFPQKTTI; encoded by the coding sequence ATGATCAAACTAATTGAATGTCCAAGGGATGCCATGCAGGGTTTGCATGATTTTATCCCCACTGAAGAGAAGGTAAATTATCTCAATCAATTGCTAAAAGTGGGCTTTCATACCCTAGATTTTGGCAGCTTTGTCTCGCCCAAGGCGATTCCGCAAATGAGAGATACGGCCAAGGTCCTCAGCCAGCTAAATTTGGAGCAGAGCAGCAGCCAGTTGCTAGCTATTGTGGCCAATCAAAGAGGGGCCGAGGATGCCTGCCAATTTGAAGAAATTCGCTACCTAGGCTATCCCTTTTCGGTCTCCGAAACCTTCCAACAACGCAATACTAATGCAAGTATTGCCGATTCTTTGGGCCGAGTAGAGGCGATCCAAAAGCTTTGCCTCAAGCATAATAAGCAGTTGGTGGTTTATGTCTCTATGGGCTTTGGTAACCCTTATGGCGACCCCTGGAATGTAGAACTGGTGCAAAATTGGGTCAATGTCTTGGCCGATATGGGCATCAAAATTATTTCACTTTCAGATACTATTGGGGTGGCTAACCCCCAAATTATCGAATACCTTTTTGCTAATCTGATTCCCCCTTATCCAGATGTGGAGTTTGGCGCCCATTTCCATACTCAAGCCCATAATTGGGAGGAGAAAGTTGTGGCCGCTTACCAAAATAATTGCCGCCGCTTTGATGGGGCGCTCAGAGGATATGGGGGCTGCCCTATGGCCAAAGATGATCTAACGGGCAATATGCCTACCGAAAATCTGGTCTATTATTTTAATAGCCAAAAGGAAGAGCTCGCCCTAAATGAAACGGCCCTGCAAGAAAGCTTGGCCATGGCGCTTGCTGTCTTTCCTCAAAAAACAACGATCTAA
- a CDS encoding SulP family inorganic anion transporter: MKKKYQLFDLSQKVDYQKELLSGLTVALALIPEAVAFAMIAGLHPLTGLYAAFMMGIVTAILGGRPGMISGATGAVAVVIVELALHHGVEYVFAAVVLAGIFQIGAGLFRLGKFMRLVPHPVIFGFVNGLAIIIFTAQFDHFKQDGQWMIGSEMWMMLGLTVLSMLIIWLLPKLTRAIPSSLVAILAVFGIVSAFGIDTKTVGDISSIQGSFPPFHIPEVPFSLKTLEIILPYAGVVAAVGLIESLLTLNIIDEITESRGSGNREAVAQGTANILSGLFSGMGGCAMLGQSLINISSGARARLSGITAAVMLLIFIMFGAGLIEQLPIAALAGVMFMVAIGTFEWASFTVFNKMPKSDIFVMVLVTVVTLVLHNLALAVVVGVIISALVFAWDSAVRIRARKHIDENGHKHYEIYGPLFFGSVATFNEKFDVQNDPEVVIIDFAESRVVDMSAIEALNKLTERYQKANKEVHLKHLSEDCRKLLANADKVVDVNVIEDPSYKLLVDDVK, translated from the coding sequence ATGAAAAAGAAATATCAACTCTTTGATCTCTCTCAAAAAGTAGATTATCAAAAAGAATTACTCTCAGGCCTAACCGTGGCCCTAGCCTTGATTCCCGAGGCCGTAGCCTTTGCCATGATTGCTGGTCTACATCCGCTTACGGGACTCTATGCCGCTTTTATGATGGGAATCGTTACCGCTATTTTGGGTGGTCGTCCTGGCATGATTTCGGGCGCAACGGGTGCCGTGGCGGTGGTGATTGTCGAATTGGCCTTGCATCATGGGGTCGAATACGTTTTTGCGGCCGTTGTTTTGGCCGGGATTTTCCAAATTGGGGCCGGGCTCTTCCGTTTGGGCAAATTTATGCGGCTGGTCCCGCATCCTGTTATTTTTGGTTTTGTCAATGGTTTGGCCATTATCATTTTTACCGCTCAATTCGATCATTTTAAGCAAGATGGCCAATGGATGATTGGCAGTGAAATGTGGATGATGCTTGGCCTGACGGTCCTTTCTATGCTGATTATCTGGCTGTTGCCTAAATTGACTCGGGCCATTCCCTCTTCTTTGGTGGCTATTTTGGCCGTTTTTGGCATTGTCTCGGCTTTTGGGATCGATACCAAAACGGTAGGTGATATTAGCTCGATTCAGGGAAGTTTTCCGCCCTTTCATATTCCTGAGGTCCCTTTTAGCCTCAAAACCTTAGAGATTATTTTGCCTTATGCGGGCGTGGTGGCTGCTGTGGGCCTAATCGAAAGTTTATTGACGCTGAATATTATTGATGAGATTACCGAAAGTCGGGGTTCTGGCAACCGCGAAGCCGTGGCACAGGGAACCGCCAATATTCTCTCTGGCCTGTTTTCGGGCATGGGTGGTTGCGCTATGTTGGGCCAAAGTTTAATTAATATATCTAGTGGTGCCCGCGCTCGCTTGTCGGGCATTACGGCGGCCGTAATGCTCCTCATTTTTATCATGTTTGGTGCGGGCTTGATTGAACAGCTTCCTATTGCGGCCCTAGCTGGCGTGATGTTTATGGTGGCTATTGGTACCTTTGAATGGGCCAGTTTTACGGTCTTTAACAAGATGCCAAAGTCTGATATTTTTGTGATGGTGCTGGTTACGGTGGTCACTTTGGTTTTGCATAATTTGGCCCTTGCCGTGGTGGTGGGCGTGATTATCTCGGCCTTGGTTTTTGCTTGGGATAGCGCCGTTCGGATTCGCGCCCGCAAGCATATCGACGAAAATGGCCACAAACATTACGAAATTTATGGCCCCCTATTTTTTGGCTCTGTGGCTACCTTTAATGAGAAGTTTGATGTGCAAAATGACCCCGAAGTTGTGATTATTGATTTTGCCGAAAGCCGAGTGGTGGATATGTCGGCCATTGAGGCCCTCAATAAACTGACGGAGCGCTACCAAAAAGCCAATAAGGAGGTCCATCTCAAACACCTCTCAGAAGATTGCAGAAAACTTTTGGCCAATGCCGATAAGGTGGTCGATGTCAATGTTATTGAAGACCCCAGCTACAAACTACTGGTCGATGATGTAAAATAA
- the rodA gene encoding rod shape-determining protein RodA, which produces MNDLRKEFSNYDWLGIGLTLVLMAIGWLMIFASEYHAESYTHLLDLDKNYGKQLIWITAAIVLAVGVQIVDSKFIHTMSPLAFAAVLFLLFAVLFTPPVNGASSWFGIGSFRLQPSEFSKTATNLALAALLTRPQFRMQEFKYQLQAVGLILSPVILIALQPDAGSCLVYVAFFLVIFRAGFPPFIYILGLSMASLGIASLMVDDVSGLILSLIFLANLVALRLWQKDERWLLAAVALGAVLYFLYQAAYFWPLLLLFSASLISLSALAGLKKRGQWQAVGFNLGVLALSMGYSATVNYAIYKLLRPHQQERILVWLRPEKCDPLGALYNVEQSKFAIGSGGLWGKGFLEGERTKLDYVPEQSTDFIFCTMGEEWGFMGSFLLISLFTALLLRILYLAERQRSDFAKYYAYGVAFILFMHLFVNIGMTVGLVPVIGIPLPFISYGGSSLMSFGILLAILFKLDFERKSIFR; this is translated from the coding sequence ATGAATGACCTGAGAAAAGAATTTAGCAATTATGATTGGCTGGGCATTGGCCTAACCCTAGTGCTGATGGCCATCGGCTGGCTGATGATTTTCGCCTCGGAGTATCATGCCGAGAGCTATACCCATTTGCTGGATCTAGACAAGAACTACGGCAAGCAGCTCATCTGGATTACGGCAGCTATCGTTTTGGCTGTGGGGGTCCAAATTGTCGACTCTAAGTTTATTCACACCATGAGCCCCTTGGCTTTTGCAGCGGTCTTGTTTTTGCTTTTTGCGGTGCTCTTTACTCCACCAGTCAATGGCGCTAGCTCCTGGTTTGGCATTGGCAGCTTTAGGCTACAACCCTCCGAGTTTTCTAAAACAGCCACCAACTTGGCCCTAGCCGCCCTACTCACTCGACCGCAATTTAGGATGCAGGAGTTCAAGTATCAGCTGCAGGCCGTAGGCCTCATTCTTAGTCCCGTTATTCTCATTGCGTTACAGCCCGATGCGGGTTCTTGTTTGGTCTATGTGGCCTTTTTTCTCGTCATTTTCCGTGCGGGTTTTCCGCCTTTCATCTACATTTTGGGCCTCAGTATGGCCAGTTTGGGCATTGCCTCTTTAATGGTCGATGATGTGAGTGGGCTAATTTTAAGCCTCATTTTCTTGGCCAATTTGGTGGCGCTTCGCCTTTGGCAGAAAGATGAACGCTGGCTGCTCGCTGCTGTTGCTCTTGGCGCAGTACTCTATTTTCTCTATCAAGCCGCCTATTTTTGGCCCCTACTCCTCTTATTTTCAGCAAGCCTAATCAGTTTATCGGCTTTGGCAGGGCTCAAAAAGCGCGGCCAATGGCAGGCGGTGGGCTTCAATTTAGGCGTTTTGGCCCTAAGTATGGGCTATAGCGCTACGGTCAATTATGCCATTTACAAACTTCTACGCCCTCACCAACAAGAGCGCATTTTGGTCTGGCTTCGGCCCGAAAAATGCGACCCTCTAGGCGCACTCTACAATGTAGAGCAATCTAAATTTGCCATTGGTTCTGGTGGGCTCTGGGGCAAGGGCTTCTTAGAGGGAGAACGCACAAAACTAGACTATGTGCCCGAACAATCTACTGATTTTATTTTTTGCACTATGGGCGAAGAATGGGGATTTATGGGCAGCTTTCTCCTCATTAGCCTCTTTACGGCTCTTTTGCTCCGCATTCTGTACTTAGCCGAACGCCAACGCTCCGATTTTGCCAAATATTACGCCTATGGCGTGGCCTTCATTCTCTTCATGCACCTTTTTGTCAATATCGGCATGACGGTCGGCCTGGTCCCCGTTATCGGCATTCCGCTCCCCTTCATTAGCTATGGGGGCTCTTCCCTAATGTCTTTTGGCATCTTGCTGGCCATCCTTTTCAAACTCGATTTTGAACGAAAATCTATTTTTCGATAA